The Leptospira dzoumogneensis genome includes a window with the following:
- a CDS encoding SDR family oxidoreductase, whose translation MSSISETVLVTGASGHLGKIVLEELLKRGQKKIIATTRKPESLEDFAKRGVIVRKASFDDPASLTSAFQGADRILIISTDDIGNRLEGHSNAVDAAVKVGAKRVLYTSLTKANEVPVTFAFEHEGTEEKIKQSGLAYTILRNNLYSDYLIPKLQHSIASGSLYGSGGEGSCAYISRTDCAKAAAAALLSSGSGNQILEISGPKAWTYPELAKFISELTGVSVSYVDLPAEELSKALVGAGVPKPMADALASFDVSIREGYLKDVNTLVKDLIGESLQDVTDLLKENRSVLTS comes from the coding sequence ATGAGCAGCATTTCCGAAACAGTACTCGTGACCGGAGCTTCCGGCCATCTAGGAAAAATTGTCCTAGAAGAATTATTAAAAAGAGGCCAGAAAAAGATCATCGCAACAACTCGTAAGCCGGAAAGTTTAGAGGACTTTGCAAAAAGGGGAGTTATAGTAAGAAAGGCAAGTTTTGACGATCCTGCAAGTCTTACCTCTGCATTCCAAGGTGCAGATCGGATCTTGATCATTAGCACCGATGATATAGGAAATAGACTGGAAGGACATAGTAACGCAGTTGATGCCGCAGTAAAAGTGGGAGCCAAAAGAGTTCTTTATACTTCTCTCACCAAAGCGAACGAAGTCCCGGTCACATTCGCTTTCGAACATGAAGGCACCGAAGAAAAGATCAAACAAAGCGGTCTTGCATATACGATTCTTCGAAATAATCTATATTCTGATTATCTAATACCTAAACTACAACACTCAATTGCAAGCGGTTCTCTTTACGGTTCAGGCGGAGAAGGTTCCTGCGCTTATATTTCCAGAACCGACTGTGCGAAGGCGGCAGCGGCAGCTTTATTATCTTCCGGATCCGGAAATCAAATTTTAGAGATCAGCGGGCCGAAAGCTTGGACCTACCCAGAACTTGCAAAATTCATCTCCGAATTAACCGGTGTATCCGTTTCCTATGTGGATCTTCCTGCAGAAGAACTTTCTAAAGCATTAGTCGGAGCGGGAGTTCCAAAACCTATGGCGGATGCACTCGCTTCTTTTGATGTCTCAATCCGAGAAGGTTATTTAAAAGATGTGAATACATTGGTAAAAGATCTAATTGGGGAATCTCTTCAGGATGTAACTGATTTACTCAAGGAAAATAGATCCGTTCTGACCTCTTAA
- a CDS encoding alcohol dehydrogenase: protein MKSIRLVEFGSSLQWEEKQDPEPKDSEVLLEVISCGVCHSDLHLRDGYYKIGGEEKLFVKDRGVKLPLTPGHEVVGRVLKIGSKVKSVSVGETKLVYPWIGCGSCEECGSGNPQLCSAPKSLGIYQDGGYSDRILVPDEKWLLDIYDLSPEYACSYACAGLTAYGALKKALPLKKTDSLVIIGAGGLGMFASQLVPLLTEAKVIFLDLEESRLKKLKDLGFYTVTSSHPDPAAEVKKISGPLGVSVVIDFVNNSATSSLGFSLLKKNGTLIGVGLFGGELKIPTPILSLRSLTVRGSYTGSPGELKELLKLVSEKKIRPVPVQIRNLREADSALNDLSSGKVLGRLVLSGK from the coding sequence GTGAAAAGTATTAGATTAGTAGAATTCGGATCCTCTTTACAATGGGAAGAAAAACAAGACCCGGAACCGAAAGATTCGGAAGTTTTATTGGAAGTAATCTCTTGCGGGGTATGTCATTCGGACCTTCATTTAAGGGACGGTTATTATAAAATTGGAGGAGAAGAAAAACTATTCGTAAAGGATAGGGGAGTCAAACTCCCACTCACTCCTGGTCATGAAGTAGTAGGCAGGGTCCTAAAAATCGGATCTAAAGTGAAATCCGTTTCTGTAGGAGAAACAAAATTAGTTTATCCTTGGATCGGCTGTGGTTCCTGCGAAGAATGTGGATCCGGAAATCCGCAGCTTTGTTCCGCTCCTAAATCTTTAGGGATCTACCAAGACGGAGGATATTCGGATCGGATCTTAGTCCCGGATGAAAAATGGCTTTTAGATATTTATGATCTTTCTCCAGAGTATGCATGTTCTTACGCATGTGCAGGTCTTACAGCGTACGGCGCCTTGAAAAAAGCTCTCCCGCTTAAAAAAACGGATTCATTGGTAATCATAGGAGCAGGAGGACTTGGGATGTTTGCTTCTCAATTGGTTCCTCTTCTTACGGAAGCGAAAGTGATCTTCTTGGATTTGGAAGAGTCTCGTTTGAAAAAACTGAAAGATCTTGGATTTTATACGGTAACTTCTTCTCATCCTGATCCGGCGGCTGAGGTCAAAAAGATCTCCGGTCCCTTAGGAGTTTCTGTCGTGATCGATTTTGTGAATAATAGTGCCACTTCTTCTTTAGGATTTTCTCTTTTGAAAAAGAATGGAACTCTGATAGGTGTAGGATTATTCGGCGGAGAGTTAAAGATCCCGACCCCGATCCTTTCTCTCAGAAGTTTAACAGTTCGAGGAAGTTACACAGGTTCTCCTGGCGAGTTAAAGGAATTACTAAAACTCGTATCCGAGAAAAAGATACGCCCAGTTCCAGTCCAGATCAGGAATTTGAGAGAAGCGGATTCTGCTTTAAATGATCTATCTTCCGGTAAGGTATTGGGAAGATTGGTATTATCCGGAAAATAG
- a CDS encoding glycosyltransferase — protein MRPKISVLLPTYNEVENIEKCISGVSQTFNGLEYEIIVIDDNSPDGTWSVVEKLKDQNPKVKLIRRMTEKGLSSAIITGMSAAEGENFLVMDSDLQHDESVLPQMLKSLEEGADIAVGTRYANGGSTGKWNYIRKFLSVTANSFTKLLLPIRISDPMSGFFAIKREVFFKYGYKINPIGFKILLEILGRAEKDLQIAEVPFYFRTRLHGETKINNSIARSFLMAVLDLRFGKWISSTFLLYSIVGLSGVVVNLLGFILFENLGVKDLETGVGILPIFPTSVFFGIELSIISNFILNNYFTFYETRYEKWAAIRGFIIFSGVSALGIFVQLGIFQLMFYKILPRLEMPQNFELRLLCDLIAISIAMFTNYFLNSNLTWMDQAKKRL, from the coding sequence ATGAGACCTAAGATATCCGTATTATTACCCACATATAACGAAGTAGAAAATATCGAAAAATGTATTTCAGGAGTATCTCAAACCTTCAACGGTCTGGAATATGAAATAATCGTAATAGATGATAACAGCCCGGACGGGACCTGGTCCGTGGTGGAAAAATTAAAAGATCAAAATCCTAAAGTAAAATTGATCCGAAGAATGACCGAAAAGGGACTCTCCTCTGCGATCATAACCGGGATGAGCGCCGCAGAGGGAGAAAACTTTCTGGTAATGGACTCGGATCTACAGCATGACGAATCTGTCTTACCTCAAATGTTAAAAAGTTTGGAAGAAGGAGCAGACATTGCAGTCGGCACCAGATATGCCAACGGAGGATCCACCGGAAAATGGAATTATATACGTAAATTCCTGAGTGTGACAGCGAATTCTTTTACGAAACTTCTTCTTCCGATACGCATCTCAGATCCTATGAGCGGATTTTTCGCGATCAAAAGAGAAGTATTCTTTAAGTACGGATACAAGATCAATCCGATCGGATTTAAGATCTTATTGGAGATCTTAGGCAGAGCGGAGAAGGATCTGCAAATTGCGGAGGTCCCATTCTATTTTCGCACAAGACTCCATGGAGAAACTAAGATCAATAACTCTATCGCCAGAAGTTTTTTAATGGCGGTATTGGATTTACGTTTCGGGAAATGGATCTCTTCCACATTTTTATTATATTCGATAGTAGGACTAAGCGGGGTCGTAGTAAATCTTTTAGGCTTTATCTTATTTGAAAATTTGGGAGTCAAAGATCTCGAGACAGGCGTAGGAATATTGCCGATCTTCCCTACTTCCGTGTTTTTCGGGATAGAACTATCCATTATCAGTAATTTTATACTGAATAATTACTTTACGTTTTATGAAACTAGATACGAAAAATGGGCGGCTATCCGAGGATTTATCATATTCTCAGGAGTAAGCGCCCTCGGGATTTTTGTTCAGTTGGGAATATTCCAACTGATGTTCTATAAGATCCTACCCCGCCTTGAAATGCCCCAAAATTTCGAGTTAAGACTTCTATGCGATCTGATCGCTATCTCGATCGCAATGTTTACGAATTATTTTCTGAACTCTAACCTGACCTGGATGGATCAGGCGAAAAAGAGATTGTAG
- a CDS encoding alpha/beta hydrolase, translating to MEFAPEMLEYANLISSKGLTGFTQGSIQERRDGYSAIGELLGEGPLMREVQDIFIPSKDGNVFIKNYIPKSEPKSKILYFHGGGWVVGRLKDFDPFARKLAEITSSIVSLVDYRLAPEFPFPLPLEDAYSSLEWISSQNQNLWKGLPLVVAGDSAGGNLAASTILRAKETSGPKIDLQILIYPVTEAICDTDSYKEFELGPGLTKKDMEWFIDQYLPDPITRSNAKASPLYQTDWKDLPPAIVFIADIDPLRDDGKLYAEKLKEAGVSVLFKEFKGYTHGFFTKVNLLKAPEVGLKMISEEMDRVFKRKEVLH from the coding sequence ATGGAATTTGCTCCGGAGATGTTGGAATACGCAAATCTGATTTCCTCTAAGGGACTCACAGGTTTTACCCAAGGAAGTATCCAGGAAAGAAGGGACGGTTATTCTGCGATCGGAGAACTTTTGGGAGAAGGTCCTCTCATGAGGGAAGTCCAGGATATCTTCATCCCTTCCAAAGACGGAAATGTATTCATAAAAAATTATATTCCAAAATCGGAACCTAAGTCCAAAATTTTATACTTCCATGGCGGAGGATGGGTTGTAGGAAGATTAAAAGATTTCGATCCATTTGCACGCAAACTTGCAGAGATCACTTCAAGTATCGTATCTCTAGTAGACTATAGACTCGCTCCCGAATTCCCTTTTCCTTTACCGTTAGAAGATGCGTATTCTTCTTTAGAATGGATCTCTTCTCAAAACCAGAATCTCTGGAAAGGACTTCCCTTGGTAGTGGCAGGTGATAGTGCGGGAGGAAATTTGGCTGCTTCTACCATTCTAAGAGCTAAAGAAACATCCGGTCCGAAAATCGATCTACAAATCCTGATCTATCCAGTTACAGAAGCAATTTGTGATACAGATTCTTATAAAGAATTCGAATTAGGTCCCGGGCTTACTAAAAAAGATATGGAATGGTTTATCGATCAATATCTTCCTGATCCAATTACGAGATCCAACGCCAAAGCTTCTCCTTTATACCAAACGGATTGGAAGGATCTTCCTCCTGCGATCGTATTTATTGCAGATATTGATCCGCTCAGAGACGACGGAAAACTATATGCAGAAAAGCTAAAGGAAGCCGGAGTTTCCGTTTTATTCAAAGAATTCAAAGGATACACCCACGGATTTTTTACAAAGGTAAATTTACTCAAGGCTCCTGAAGTAGGACTAAAAATGATCTCGGAAGAAATGGATAGAGTTTTCAAACGGAAAGAGGTTTTACATTAG
- a CDS encoding GNAT family N-acetyltransferase, which translates to MSKEPITIRPARPEDAPSAVPLIYSSGPAAWDYVFNEGKISSQDFLIKSFQGTKNTFSYKNHYLAEKNGEVVGSIVIFLSENFFFQNAATAGNIFRIYGFKAPKVAVRGLSMEGMIQPPKSGRLYLGHIAVPEKERRQGIAEKLIRFAISTYPGYDKISLDVSQENPNAQGLYKKLGFEIVEARNFSGPKGLVPNHYYMEANRSSF; encoded by the coding sequence ATGTCTAAAGAACCGATTACAATCCGTCCTGCCAGGCCGGAAGACGCGCCCTCCGCTGTTCCTTTGATCTATAGTTCCGGGCCTGCAGCCTGGGACTATGTATTCAATGAGGGAAAAATTTCCTCTCAGGATTTTCTGATCAAATCCTTCCAAGGGACCAAGAATACATTCAGTTATAAGAACCATTATTTGGCCGAGAAGAATGGAGAGGTTGTAGGTAGTATCGTAATATTCCTCTCCGAGAACTTCTTCTTCCAGAATGCTGCTACTGCAGGAAATATTTTCCGAATTTATGGATTCAAAGCTCCTAAGGTTGCAGTTCGTGGACTCAGTATGGAAGGAATGATCCAACCTCCTAAGTCCGGCAGATTATACTTGGGCCATATCGCAGTTCCTGAAAAAGAAAGAAGGCAAGGGATAGCGGAGAAGCTGATCCGATTTGCGATATCCACTTACCCGGGTTACGATAAAATTTCTTTGGATGTTTCCCAAGAGAATCCGAATGCTCAAGGTCTGTATAAAAAATTAGGATTCGAGATCGTAGAAGCCAGGAATTTTTCCGGGCCGAAAGGTTTAGTTCCTAATCATTATTATATGGAAGCGAATCGTTCCTCCTTCTAA
- a CDS encoding tetratricopeptide repeat protein: MENLTPEDKLEASKFFYRTGDLDRAEFLLKSSLEDTESHETYFFLGLIENQRNNWKKGLYYFYRSVEVNPEYGNPCNEIGILLLRMGRERESVFWLKKSLRCTLNDAPHISLFNLATLYKIWNRPERSLQYLHKAIVMKPDFEEAKRLREELNSAI; encoded by the coding sequence TTGGAAAACCTGACGCCTGAAGACAAGCTAGAAGCATCTAAATTTTTTTATAGAACCGGCGATTTGGATCGTGCGGAATTCCTGTTAAAATCATCTTTAGAAGATACCGAAAGCCATGAGACCTACTTTTTTCTGGGTCTGATCGAAAACCAAAGAAACAATTGGAAAAAAGGTCTGTACTATTTCTACCGTTCCGTAGAAGTGAATCCTGAATACGGGAATCCTTGCAACGAGATAGGTATCCTACTTCTTCGAATGGGAAGAGAAAGAGAATCCGTTTTCTGGCTCAAAAAATCACTTCGCTGCACTTTAAACGACGCACCTCATATTTCTCTTTTTAACCTAGCTACACTTTACAAGATCTGGAATCGCCCGGAAAGATCCTTGCAGTATCTGCATAAGGCAATCGTAATGAAGCCTGATTTTGAAGAAGCAAAACGACTAAGAGAAGAATTGAACTCTGCAATCTAA